CGCCTGATCAACTACCTGTTAAAGGAACGCGGATACAACAAGGAGCTGCGTCCCGTGGAGAGGCAACAGGATGCCGTCAACGTCACCCTCGCTCTCACGCTCTCAAACCTCATCTCCttggtacaaacacacacacacaaagacatggAAAGATATTTAGATGGTTGgatagattgatagatagataatgGGTTAGCAAATAGATGGACAGGTAGGTAGACAAATTGCGGACTCGCAGATCAATAGGTGGCTCAAATAAGACACAGACAATTGGAGGTGACGATCGGATCTTTTTACTAACATGGGGTATTTATACACGGGCATCAGCCTTTCTTGGACAATCAAACTGAGTGTGGATATTCTCTAAAAAGAAAGCTCACTGAGTAAACGATCTGACCTGGCTCTATTAAAATGTTCTTTCTGTCTCTTGGTTCTTATTAGTTCATTTTACCATAATGTTGCATCTACCATGTATTCCTTCTACCATATATTGCCCCCTTTGGGGTCAATAATCCCCAAATTTCACTCTGTCCCAAAATGAGAACATGGGAATGGTTGCGTCTGattgggtgggtggatggatgactggatggatagatgaatggtAGGATTGATAGGTTGAAAAATGACAGATGTTGAGCTTTGTGTTGAGTCTTCTTCTGCCGCTCGTTTGTGTAGAAAGAAGTGGACGAGACTCTGCTCACCAACGTCTGGATCGACCATGTGAGTTATTGAAGTGGAAGACGCACCGGCCGCATTGAGCTGCTTCACTGTTGCCTCACGCACTCGAACACTTCctgtatttctgtgtgtgtgtgcgtgtgtgtcagacGTGGACGGATTACAGGCTGACGTGGAACACGAGCGAGTTTGACGGCATAGATATGCTGCGCTTGCCGTCCAACATGGTGTGGCTGCCCGAGATCGTGCTGGAAAACAAGTGAGAGAATGAGGCTGTTAGGGAATCACTCACTAGTTACGGCAGGGACTAGGGAGTGTACAATTCATCGTTTCAGCCCTAGACTCAACTTCATAGTTCGTTTTATAAAAATGTCTTTATAGCAATTAAGGAGTAGGGAATGAGGTCATGATTCCTGGCAAAGCCTGAGAGAGTGCGCCCCCTGTCTCCCTTGTCCAGTAATGATGCGCAGTTCCAGGTGGCCTACTACAGCAACGTGCTGGTTAACTATGAAGGGCTATGCTACTGGTTGCCCCCAGCCATCTTCCGCTCATCTTGCTCCATCAACGTCAACTATTTCCCCTTCGACTGGCAGAACTGCACCCTCAAGTTCACGTAAGATCGCTAACACCATTATGATGGACACAGCATGGTaccctagtggttagcatgtctgcttcacagttcctTGGCCCTGGATTTGAATCTGAAGCTAGAAACTGATTGGTCGACAGAGAATGGTCACTTCCTTCATGCGAACCTTTGTCTCTCTTGTCATGAGGAAGTTGTCGTCCATGTCTTTGCTGTGTGTGCATCTATCGGTCTTTGTTGAACTGATGTGTCCGTCCACGTCTTTGCAGCTCACTGACGTACAACGCCAAAGAGATCCGAATGCTCCTGAAGACGGAAACGGACGACGACGGCAACAAGTGGACAGTCGAGTGGATCATCATCGATCCGGCCAGCTGGGCCGGTAAGCGCCTCACGCGTACGCCTCAAGGTTTGATTTGCTGTGACATGACGTGAAACTGAGCATCTTTGCTGTAATTGGCCGTCAGAGAACGGCGAGTGGGAGGTGATTCACCGTCCGGCCAAGAGGAACACGTACAAACACATTCCCATGGAGAGCAACAAGCACCAGGACATCACCTTCTACCTCATCATCAAACGCAAACCGCTCTTCTACATCGTCAACATCATCATCCCCTGCGTGCTCATCTCCTTCCTGGCGTCGCTCGTCTACTACCTGCCCGCCGACAGTCAGTCATTACTCATACTGTCTTCTTTTCTGTATTGTCCCACCcccttttttctctttcctctTCCCTTTAACTAGTTTGTATTCTTCCTCTCTGTTGTAATATGATCTTCATTTCCGTTTTACTGTTTCTTTAACTTCTTCTTTCTGTTTTCCTcttgttttttctctttctgcttTCCCTTCCTCTTATTTCCTCTTTGCTCTCTTTCATGTCCTCTTTCTCGTTCCTTTTcatcgtcttcctcctcttgttCATCCTCTTTCTGTTCCTCCTCCATCTTCTTAATCTTTTCTCATCCTCTTTCCTCGAgctcttttctctttttcttccctCTATCCTCTcctttcttcctcttcctttttCATATTTCCTCTTCACCTTTCCTTTCCAGCTTGCTATTTTCCCTTTCCCTATATCTTCTTTCGTCTcgttctctttctttttctccttttctttcattttcttcctaattttcctcgtTTTCTCTTTATGATTCCTCCTCCCTTTCTCGTTCCtccttatttttcatttttagcttcctctttctttccttttttgctTCCTCTTCATTTTCCACTTCCTCCTCTTTCTATTCTTCTTCCTCCAGCTTCAAAATCCCTCTTCTAttccccttttctttctttttcaccttcccctttgttgttttcattttttttctttcccctttcttcttcctcttcatgCTATTTTCTTGTTCCTCTTCCAAATGTCCATCAGTCTAAGCGTCATGAGACATCTTCAGTGTCATGTTGGTTTAGTGTCCCCTCTGCTCcttaaaaaatggaattgtttgtgtatgtgtgtgtgtgtgtgtgcgtgcgtgttaggTGGTGAGAAGATGACGCTGTCCATCTCTGTGCTGCTTGCTCAGTCTGTCTTCCTGCTGCTGATCTCTCAAAGGCTTCCAGAAACTTCCATCTCCGTCCCGCTCATTGTCAAGTAaggcaaacacatgcacacgtgtgaaagtgtaaacatttttttattttttatttaataaataacacTGTTGATCTCTCAGGTACCTGATGTTCATCATGGTGCTGGTGACAGTGGTGGTTTTGAACTGTGTTGTGGTTCTCAACCTGCACTTTAGGAGCCCAAGCACACATGTCATGTCTGAGTGGACCAAGAGGGTAACATGCGCATGCACGCACATATTCAAAGCTTCCTGTGTTTAGCAAACTTTATTAAGACAAGGGTATGGTGGCTGAGACAGATCACAACAACTGCAAACGCCATAACATAACGACATTACTCCACAACATAGCAACATTAAGGGAAATCCCGCTCCGTCACCAACTAGTGGAAGAGAATGTAATATTACTGCCTGTCCctatacattgctggcatagatagatagatgaacaaagatacattatttctcgtaaacaaataataattttccgaacaataaagtgaaattggataatttcccgcgCTCAGTGGCTATGGAACCGATGTGATTGTTAGTTGTTTCTGGAGCGacttccccgcctcctgctcatGTCCCGGCCGGCGGAGTCCGAGCCGTACTGGAACGGCGCATTGCAGCGGCGGTCTAGCTCGGCCGGCTACATCGCATCGGCCGAGGAGTACTACAGCGTCAAGTCCCGCAGCGACTTGATGTTCGAGAGGCAGTCGGTGAGACACGGGCTCGTGACCCGGCCCGCGCACGCCACAGGTACGCAATTATGGACACCGCCAACCAGGTGCTAAATTAGGAAtgctatttaaatatataatttatgcatacatacatatatatatatatatatatatatatatatatatatatatatattttccagtAAAAAAACTGCAGGAGGAGGGTGGCGTCACTGAGCAGCTGTACGGGGAAATCAAGCCGGCGGTGGACGGAGCAAACtacatcatcaaacacatgcGCAACAAGAACGACTACAATGAGGTGAGCATGTCATGGGATGATGTcacacactactcacaaaaagtgagGGATGTTTGGTTTGGGGGTGACATTTCAcgattaacctaaaatgcaccaGAACCATTCCaggtgaaatacattttaaccttCTGTAAACCTTTTGTGCACACGTCCAACTGTTCACTCTTTAGGGTTATCCCTAACCCTTGATCAATGAAAATTTTCAAGGGCattgttgtggaaaaaaaaaaaaaagttttactaTTGAAAGCACAAAAACACGCTGACATCAGTTGTACAACATCGAATGTGAAATTTCCCATTACAATGTCCATttgtatgcctttctgtgacttctCCAGTCtgtctgttgcaacctgctgatgacactctaaACTCAGTGGCCACTTACAATCTACAAACTTTCCACCCTTTTGGAACCCTACTCATGACATCATAATCACAAAGCCCCCTAAACCGAAGTAGAGCGGAACCTGGTCTCACAAACTTAATCTGTTTACCAGACTGTGTTCACGAAACAAAGCACTGtgtctcattgaaatgaatggaattatAATAAATCTGATCCAGGCCCAGAAGGAAGTTATGTGTACCCGTTTTCATCGTTGTGTAGTAAACGAACAAACACGTCTGCTGTTTTGTTGTTACTGTGCGCAGGAGAAGGATAACTGGAGCGGCATCGCTCGCACCGTGGACCGTCTGTGCCTTTTCCTGATTACCCCAGTGATGATCTTTGGCACCATCATCATCTTCCTAATGGGCCTCTACAATCACCCCCCGCCGCTGCCCTTCGCTGGAGATGCTCACAACTACAGGGAGGACAACTCACGGCTGCTGtgacgcacatgcacacacataattCACAAttgttctgcttttttttacttgtgtggcttgttttctttcatttgagGTTACGATTCAAGAAGCAGCATCAtacaatgataataaaaaaacatgtacaaacatacaaacacagcaCAACTTTAGCAAATTCATTAAGAGACTTTTAATAAGGCTAACTATTATCATTTATAGTGCTGTcaagagatttaaaaaatgagagatGAATTTGATTAATTACAGATAATGAGTCTAAGTTGAATGTCACATAAAAATTACTGCCCTCAACTTGaggtaatttcattttaattcattatatTATTTTGGCAGGTCAAAAGATTgatacaaaacagaaaaacatggctttataaagtaatttattgtttttgcataCTTGAACAGATGCAGGCCTCGCCATTTACATTCCGCTGTATTTGAGACCAGTCCCAAGTGCTGCCTGCCACCTTTAGTTTCTACCATCAGGCGGAatattgttgtgttgttttgtcaatattcaaacatccatccatccattttctgagccgcttctcctcactagggtcgcgggcgtggtgaagcctatcccagctgtcatcgggcaggaggcggggtacaccctgaactggttgccagccaatcacagggcacatacaaacaaacaaccattcgcactcacattcacacctctccaattaatgcatgtttttgggatgtgggaggaaaccggagtgcccggagaaaacccacgcaggcacggggagaacatgcaaactccacacaggcgggaccagggattgaacccgggtcctcagaactgtgaggctgacgctctaaccagtcggtcaccgtgccgcccaatattcaaacaattacaaaaaaagttaaacatcaGGTCCATATAAAGTGCTGAAtttaacacataaaaaaatagtaaGAACActtttctaagcaataaaagtattgaacacTGAACTTGTTGCTTTTCATCTTCTTCACATAAGATAAAATAAAGCAGACAGATAAAAGTGCCTGGTTTCTGTATTTACAACGGtcaatgcaaatgcaaatttCCTTTCGCCGTCGTACATCTTGCTGATTTGGGATGTCACTGTAGTGCTGCACGGTGGTTTGTATAATAGGTCAATGGACGCAATTTGCAACACGTTAAACCCTTGTCATCCActatgtttatttctttatggaGTTCATTGCGATCCACTTGGCAAGAACATTCTTCAACTGTTGGTCGCAGATTTGCTCATGGCACATCACAATCATGTACAACCGATGATAAAATgaagggctttttttttcttcagttcagTGCCCTAATGTCGCAAATGGAGACAACGACATGGCTAACAGATGAAACTGGAAAAGCACGGTTCAATCGTTTATTGCAAACAAAAtacaccaatttaaaaaaataaaagaagtgcaCTGTGTCTTTCATTTATTCCTCTATAAAGCTTGGAGCGGATAATGATTTCTCGCCACACCCCAAATACAATTTTGCAATCAAAACACAGTATATATACCCAAGGGGCACTTAGAAAGGCATTCGCTACATccttaaaaaaagactgacagaacataagaaaaaaatacctaCACAAAGTGCAAAACGTTTGATATTAAGTGAAACTGGGGCCTCACTCATCAAAGAGTGCGTTATTGCAACCAATTGTGTGCATACTGTACGCACAAAAGCTGATAATTGTGTAAGATCCCCAAAAATGAAACTTATCAACAGCTGTTGCGAATGCTTGCAATACGCACACATTTTGAGAATTTGCCTTGACAATTCACTGTTCCTCTTTGAAAAATGTCGAGCGTACGTCCATCACATGGCGCTTCCACTCGTCCGAGAGCGTCAGGTGGTGCTGCAGGCCGCTCACGTTCATAGACAGGATATGCTCCGAGCGATGGATCCTCCAGATCAGAACACGGCCTCGTCACTTAGCTCCATGTTGACCTCCTGAACCGGAGCTGACACCCAGTCAACAACATGTCATCCCAACAGGGACTTGGAGAGCAAGTTGGGATCAGGAGATTTCGATGAGAAGGTTTGGATGAGAAGGTTTTGGGGACATTTGGATTTGAAGAGGTCTGGATGAGAAGGTTTTAAAGAGGCTTGATAAGTATGTAAGAATAAGAAGGTTTGGATGAGTCAGTATAGCTGAGAAGATTTTGAGGAGGTCTGGATAAGAACATTTGGATGAAGTGGTTTTGTTGGTAAATTTAGAGGTAAAGGTTTGGATGGAGGCGTTTGGATGAGAAATTTTTAATGAGGTTTGGATTAGGAGATTTAGTTTGGATGCAGATATTTGGAGAGGTTTTCATATTGACTTAGAAAGCTATTTTACAAAGTACTTTCTCTTTTGAGTGGACAAACAGGATTGACGGCAACATGAACAGAACTTCATCACACGTCAATGACTTTAAACGACGGTCCAAtgaaaaaagatgatttgattcATATTCTAGTTGTCAGGTCTGGCTTTTAAATATGCAACCAGTAATCATTTGATCGATTGTTCACACACGTGATTGATTGGTCGTCGTATAGGTCCCATCAaatacgttttgtttttttcaagatggTGTCAAGTGAAATGTTAACCCTTTAGTACACAAGAGACGGGACAGGTTTTGGGAAGGAAAGGGTACATATTTGTACCATTTTACTTGTACTCCATCCAAAATAGAGCGCTATTTATTCAATTTGGCTTAAAGCTATAATCCGCAATTTTTGGCATCCCTACTCGTGGAATTCAGCTTTACAACAAAGCAGTCCATCACTTCGGTATGACGTAGGCTGTGCCGAGTCCAACTGTCCCCGTCTCCCCGCGGGTGAATATACACCAACGTAGTGTATAATAGAGCTGTTGAAACCCACGTTAAATAAGATGGGCGAGAGAAAGTCTCTAACCACTGCGGTGTTACAGTATCTGTGAATGTGGAGAGACACATACATTTTCAGGTTCCCCCTGAGCCATTCAAATAATGTACGTGAAAAAGTAAGTACGTGGAAgattttttcgcctgtggtccttctcttcttcctctttgccCATCTCGATCATGCTTTTTGTGTCACGTCTCCTTGACCTCAGTTGTATGTCAACGGCGATGAATGTCTCTAGGGAGATTCTGGCAGATAAAAGCAAAAAGCATGAAGCAAACCACATCGCCGGGTCGCTAGCAAGTTAACTTGCACACACGTTAAAAGAAATGAGATGAACCAAAGCAAGTAAAACAGATCAGTAAGGACGGGACGAGTGCTGGGTCGTGACCACCCACACCGTTCCTCGAAAAGAGATAGATGTTTTTCATTTGCgcaaatttttattattgttttcggTTACACGGTAATTATTGTATGGCTATGCTGCAGAAAcgcaaaattatatttttagtgAATTTTATAACTACGCTCCGCCCATGGCTCGGCAAAATGCCTTATTTCCGTACCGACATTTCCTTCTATGTCATTTTCAGTGCGCCACCAACTGGGCCAGCGTGGGAAAGGAAtcgggcattcactaaatataaaaaaaataaactattgaaGAATACAGCAAGGTGTTAAAGGAGCTGACAGGCTTAATCACCATTGTGGCATCTCCTCTAGTATTGGCAAGGacgatttattatttttttttaaccaaaaaaaagttgtggatCAGCTTTAATATGTTTACTTGAGTGAAGATAATGTAAGGTACTGTATTATTATGCAGTATTTATTCGGTATGACCGCATTAATTTCCCATACGATGAGCAATGGTGCCACCTTATCCAGCAAATGGGCCTTTGTGTCTTTTATCATTTGTTTCTGACTTTAAATTGCTTTTCTATTgacaaatttaatttattttccactgtgagctgtaaaaaGTGGCATGCATGACAATGGACTTGACAAGTATACTGTACTCTTAAAAACGCACCtcacaacaaataataatattaatacaataaaatataataaataataattagaacACTGTTTAATGGCTGTGTGAGTAAGTGGTTGTAAATCCAATAATGACGTACTTGTATAACCATGAATTCTATTATTGCCATACAGTACTGATAAAAATACAACgttcaataaaacatttcacagtCTCTAGTGGAACTTTAGGgctaaataaaaatcaaaagcCTTGTTTGGATGACGTCCTCATGCAATTACTTCATGTTATTACTGATGACtgaattgagaaaataaaaacaggtgaAGAGGAGGCTGCAAGTCAAAAGGAGGAAATGGAAATTACCTTCGGGGCAACTACCACATGTTGTAAATGTcaaaggaggtggaggaggaagagaaataAAAGACACACTTTGGGAAATGAAAGCTGCTCCTTTATGATGTTTAGATCCTTATGGAAAGAAAAGAATAACTGCCTGTGGTAGCAGATATTAAGTGAAGAACATCTGCAGTGTAGAATTTTGCTAGGATGATAAGAACCACAAAGAAATTAATGGACAATTACAGAATGTAATGACTTGGAAAAAGGATGAAGGAAAAGGGGCAAAGGTAGTAGCAGATAATTCTGTAAAGAGGAGTTCAAAGTCACCAGAGAGAATGGCTCTCAAAGAAAGATGAGGAGAAATCATTTCAAGTTGAACTTCGGCATTGTCCGATGTTTAAGTCTTTCTGTTAACGTATCTGAAggcttaattttatttatttatttatttttcagtttcaaGGTATGTATGTACGAAAATTCTGGTTGCAGCGAGGAATAAAAATAGGACATTCCAACCACTGCCACTTTACTATCAAGATTTTAGTGCAAGCGCTGTATTCCTCATATAGTGCCCAGTTGTGTTTATTAACGGAACTATAGAGAGAACCAGGCATTTATTAGTGAGGCGGCTGACTGGGTTTCAGAAATGAATAAAGCACAAGGTTCAACctctaaaacaaacattttctgttcagGAATTCAAGTAAATAACTCCTATTTGACTTGATTATTTTTTGGtagaataaaacatttgaaaatgaatggacaacaataaaaatgcagttttaccattaaaaatgcttttggTGATATGGCTTCTACATACTGATAATGAAAATGATTTAGGCAATTACCAATGCTGTTAATTTAGGGCATTGGTGGCATAAACTTTATATTGGGTAGTAGTCTAATAAGTTTGTTAAACAccgtttatttatatttg
The genomic region above belongs to Phycodurus eques isolate BA_2022a chromosome 21, UOR_Pequ_1.1, whole genome shotgun sequence and contains:
- the chrnd gene encoding acetylcholine receptor subunit delta, which codes for MKPPHDVAVLLLALLWPACLCRNEEERLINYLLKERGYNKELRPVERQQDAVNVTLALTLSNLISLKEVDETLLTNVWIDHTWTDYRLTWNTSEFDGIDMLRLPSNMVWLPEIVLENNNDAQFQVAYYSNVLVNYEGLCYWLPPAIFRSSCSINVNYFPFDWQNCTLKFTSLTYNAKEIRMLLKTETDDDGNKWTVEWIIIDPASWAENGEWEVIHRPAKRNTYKHIPMESNKHQDITFYLIIKRKPLFYIVNIIIPCVLISFLASLVYYLPADSGEKMTLSISVLLAQSVFLLLISQRLPETSISVPLIVKYLMFIMVLVTVVVLNCVVVLNLHFRSPSTHVMSEWTKRLFLERLPRLLLMSRPAESEPYWNGALQRRSSSAGYIASAEEYYSVKSRSDLMFERQSVRHGLVTRPAHATVKKLQEEGGVTEQLYGEIKPAVDGANYIIKHMRNKNDYNEEKDNWSGIARTVDRLCLFLITPVMIFGTIIIFLMGLYNHPPPLPFAGDAHNYREDNSRLL